DNA from Brachyspira aalborgi:
TTTTCTTATGGCGATGCTATGTTTATGTATTGAGTAGTAAAGTTGGTAGAAGGTAAAAGTAAGCAAAAAAGCATTTCTTTTTTGCGTCTGCCCGTATTTTGTGTGTGAAAAAAGAAACAAGGATAAAACCAGCTTTCAGCAAAAAAAATAACAATCGGAATTTATAGTTTTTTAGTTTATTTGATATATTTTTAATTTTAAATTTTATCAAATTAATCAACAGAAATTTTATTCCCTCAATTCTGAAATATTAACTTTATTTATATTTTTCGTCATTACAATAATTTATATCTAAAAATCCAATTTATAATCCATTAACTCTTTCAAATTCAACACTTCCTCTCAATTATTCTAATCAACCAAATTCTCAATTTATTTCTTTATTTTTTATCGAATTCAGAATAAATATAAATCGTATTCTCTTTTGACAAATAAAATTATTCTGTTATAATTATATCTATGAAAAGAAATAGAGAAATTGATAAACTAAACGACTTATTCGTCCGATACTTACTCGGCAAAAACGGAAATGAAAATATGCTTGAGGATATGGTTAACGCCGCTTTAAGCGATTTCAATTTTGAAGAAGTTAAAGATTTAGAAATAATAGACCCTTATAATTTATCCGAAAATATCGATTTAAAAGAATCTATAATTGATATTAAAGCAAAAACAAAAGATAATCAAACCGTTATAATTGAAATTCAACTTTGCGGAAATATGGATTTTGTCAAAAGAATTTTTTATTATATTTCAAAAAATATTGTTAATGAATTAAAGGAAGGCGAAGATTATAAAAAATTGCCAAGAATTATTAGCATTAACTTATTAAATTTTAATTTAGATTTCGGAGACGAAGGAAAACCTCACCGTTGCTTTAAATTAATCGACACAAAAAACCATAATATAGATTTAGACTTTATTCAAATGCATATTTTAGAAGTTCAAAGATTTATTGAAATAATTGAAAAATCAACTTTAGACGAACTTAAAAAGAATAAGTTATTGACTTGGATGAAATTTTTTACAAGCAAAAATTTAAGAGCTATAGAAAAAGAATTAATGGAGGCAAACCCGATTATGACGAAAGTA
Protein-coding regions in this window:
- a CDS encoding Rpn family recombination-promoting nuclease/putative transposase, giving the protein MKRNREIDKLNDLFVRYLLGKNGNENMLEDMVNAALSDFNFEEVKDLEIIDPYNLSENIDLKESIIDIKAKTKDNQTVIIEIQLCGNMDFVKRIFYYISKNIVNELKEGEDYKKLPRIISINLLNFNLDFGDEGKPHRCFKLIDTKNHNIDLDFIQMHILEVQRFIEIIEKSTLDELKKNKLLTWMKFFTSKNLRAIEKELMEANPIMTKVIEEYKRFTSDDKLMRAYDARDAFLLGQKMMLNREREEGIKEGQISIAKTMKKDGVDINLISKYTGLTIKEIKKL